One window from the genome of Candidatus Cloacimonadota bacterium encodes:
- a CDS encoding DEAD/DEAH box helicase family protein, with product MLNRIIELKSKQWLQSENCTIKELIKYIQNKGELRDTQIQAIEIYLFLKIKGENKPLWQLFSDGFFTNGTDLSKLNINQHTRDFLSKKKEALSLFDFARQKNGTTALLPNLEKLIIDKPESINYDKIIKDIFYNVHYPDYLMSLPMGAGKTFLMAAMIYLDLYFAENEPENKNFAHNFLVLIPSGLKSSIVPSLKEIEKFDPSWVLPEPAASKIKSKLNFEILDKAKTGSKSIRARNPNAQKVNHYLPNPFGQVFVVNAEKVILNRTYLTEQLELFEKTEDEKDKYANELRNLIGKIPNLSILIDEVHHATKGDIKLRQVVNKWYNTGNITTVFGFSGTPYLSKADKINVTDESFFKFSQITNTVYYYPLISAINNFLKTPKVKVAQNLDKFQVIEKGINDFNEHYKNKVYENGNIAKLAIYCSNIKNLEEEIYPFLTGTLKINPEEILRYHGGNKDYKLPPENKLLFNTLDVPKTISAIKKRYVLLVQIGKEGWNCQSLTGIVLSQKGDSPKNMVLQTSCRCLRQVDKNTYETARIWLNEYNAKVLNNQLKKEQHTSIEELNQLGAKSASEKIERFSRIDHLQLPEVEFYQLQITYNSINEEEKPNTKFKLQTLLQEIDNFKKSAIIKTSGLNNIDEADIKLIEQTGTNFANYNQWLFEISKESFNNISIADLNKYQTELMSIFNKISFKERNSLFFNELYDLYHINSEIRKAFSIKRNLQTKKEIVNENANLLIASKLQSVDKNENLYPNQADTKKILDFDENNTSVEVDENDVKKLYDIYKKSLKGSGLENMIISYDSFKKNYEHSLAVKSKGKTFHYLPYNFIQSGFEKEILEKTLNLSDFKNQDLEIYYNGERGLTEFVIKCFAKEKYFWKNIGKYTTDFLIIKRKGKQIYKALIIETKGRGFENDPVFQNKRKFVETEFLKQNKDKFGYNKFDFLYLVDSDDLTTNLSKMNSKINNFFKD from the coding sequence ATGTTAAATAGAATAATCGAACTTAAATCTAAACAATGGTTGCAATCTGAAAATTGTACAATAAAAGAGCTGATAAAATATATACAAAATAAGGGTGAATTACGAGATACCCAAATTCAAGCAATTGAAATTTATCTGTTCCTAAAAATAAAAGGAGAAAACAAACCGCTTTGGCAATTATTCTCAGATGGTTTTTTTACAAACGGAACAGATTTATCTAAACTAAACATTAATCAGCATACAAGAGATTTCCTTTCTAAAAAAAAAGAAGCATTGTCCTTATTTGATTTTGCAAGACAAAAAAATGGAACAACAGCCCTATTACCAAACCTTGAGAAATTAATCATCGACAAACCAGAAAGCATTAATTACGATAAAATAATTAAGGACATTTTTTATAATGTTCATTATCCTGATTATCTTATGAGTTTACCGATGGGAGCTGGAAAAACTTTTTTAATGGCTGCCATGATCTATCTTGATTTGTATTTTGCTGAAAACGAACCTGAAAATAAAAACTTCGCTCATAATTTTCTTGTTCTAATTCCATCTGGTTTAAAATCTTCAATAGTTCCGAGTCTAAAAGAAATTGAGAAATTTGATCCAAGTTGGGTATTACCCGAACCAGCTGCAAGTAAAATAAAAAGCAAATTAAATTTCGAGATTCTCGACAAAGCAAAAACTGGTAGCAAAAGTATTAGAGCACGAAATCCAAATGCCCAAAAAGTAAATCATTACTTGCCAAATCCATTCGGACAGGTGTTTGTAGTTAATGCAGAAAAAGTTATTTTAAATAGAACTTATCTAACCGAACAATTAGAATTATTTGAAAAAACAGAAGATGAAAAAGACAAATATGCAAATGAACTCAGAAATTTAATTGGTAAAATTCCAAATTTATCAATCTTGATTGATGAAGTTCATCACGCAACAAAAGGAGATATTAAATTAAGGCAAGTTGTGAACAAATGGTATAACACAGGAAATATTACAACTGTTTTTGGTTTTTCAGGTACTCCATATTTATCAAAAGCTGATAAAATAAATGTTACTGATGAATCTTTCTTTAAATTTTCTCAAATTACAAATACAGTTTATTATTATCCTTTAATTTCAGCTATAAATAATTTTCTAAAAACACCTAAAGTAAAAGTTGCCCAAAACTTAGATAAATTTCAAGTAATTGAGAAAGGTATAAACGACTTTAATGAACACTACAAGAACAAGGTTTATGAAAACGGAAACATAGCAAAACTTGCAATTTATTGCAGTAATATCAAAAATCTTGAAGAAGAAATTTATCCCTTTTTAACTGGAACCTTAAAAATTAATCCTGAAGAAATATTAAGGTATCACGGAGGAAATAAAGACTATAAACTTCCTCCAGAAAACAAACTCCTATTTAATACGCTTGATGTTCCAAAAACAATTTCTGCTATAAAAAAACGCTATGTTTTGTTAGTTCAGATTGGAAAAGAAGGATGGAATTGCCAAAGTTTAACAGGTATTGTTTTATCTCAAAAAGGTGATAGTCCAAAAAATATGGTTCTTCAAACTTCTTGCAGATGTCTCCGTCAAGTTGATAAGAATACATACGAAACAGCAAGAATATGGCTTAATGAATACAATGCAAAAGTGTTAAATAATCAATTGAAAAAAGAACAACATACAAGTATCGAAGAATTAAATCAACTTGGTGCAAAATCGGCTTCAGAAAAAATTGAAAGATTTTCAAGAATCGATCATTTACAGTTACCAGAAGTTGAATTTTATCAGCTTCAAATAACATATAATTCCATTAATGAAGAAGAAAAGCCAAATACTAAATTTAAATTACAAACATTGTTACAGGAAATTGATAATTTTAAAAAATCTGCAATTATTAAAACAAGCGGTCTTAATAATATTGATGAAGCAGATATTAAACTTATTGAGCAGACTGGAACTAACTTTGCAAATTACAACCAATGGCTTTTTGAAATTTCAAAAGAAAGTTTTAATAATATTTCTATTGCTGATTTAAATAAATACCAAACTGAATTAATGTCAATTTTCAATAAAATCTCATTTAAAGAAAGAAACTCACTATTTTTCAATGAACTCTACGACTTATATCATATTAATTCAGAAATAAGAAAAGCATTTAGTATTAAAAGAAATTTACAGACTAAAAAAGAAATAGTAAATGAGAATGCTAATCTTCTTATAGCAAGTAAATTACAATCTGTAGATAAAAATGAAAATTTGTACCCAAACCAAGCTGATACGAAAAAAATATTAGATTTTGATGAAAATAATACTTCGGTAGAAGTAGATGAAAATGATGTAAAAAAACTTTATGACATATATAAAAAAAGCCTTAAAGGTTCAGGATTAGAAAATATGATTATTTCTTATGACAGCTTTAAGAAAAATTATGAACATTCATTAGCAGTGAAAAGTAAAGGCAAAACATTTCATTATTTACCCTACAATTTTATACAAAGTGGTTTTGAAAAAGAAATTTTAGAGAAAACTCTTAATCTATCCGATTTCAAAAACCAAGATTTGGAAATTTACTATAATGGAGAGCGGGGATTAACAGAATTTGTAATTAAATGTTTTGCTAAAGAAAAATATTTCTGGAAAAATATCGGAAAATATACTACAGATTTTTTGATAATTAAACGAAAAGGGAAACAAATTTATAAAGCTTTGATAATTGAGACAAAAGGTAGAGGTTTTGAAAATGATCCTGTATTTCAAAACAAACGCAAATTTGTTGAAACTGAATTTCTGAAACAAAATAAAGATAAATTCGGTTATAATAAATTCGATTTCCTGTATCTTGTAGATAGCGATGATTTAACTACAAATTTAAGTAAAATGAATAGTAAAATAAATAATTTCTTTAAAGATTGA